The following are encoded in a window of Actinomycetota bacterium genomic DNA:
- a CDS encoding DUF6602 domain-containing protein: MESDSGRSDRDLTLLDAADYFSAEIRARVPRYDDLLRSTCQQLPSLMSLQYGFDGGPQAVGRIVQQAVNDLVDLFVECRQGRGRPALRSTRALIEHAINAREVVSSVESASRYEQHQAMTSHALSRLCRELDALPPTTAAIERDRLEELERTVAAQAEDALARWGSGFRSRWAGDNLRNLAAKHGLSEEYEFYRIASSVIHGTSGGIIGLARQIEGQSVRRTGPALSLCPSALLWGIDAFLQLLATIRTPTTLLATHAIEDELRRLRDLWPEYRQAVLALDEEAWPEAPPARLTLVKRLFAQGGSDWWIHDQVTWRVCRAAPPTLPAQMEASIAKFEDAYRGLCAESTPVEPWILVAIFEVGSVPEGAVWIDAEDIRPPGALEATACPAAQRGLAAGGLRPLTRSCACGADVGRERYRSSGEARVRRARPKSLGGDNSVPGIVPQVVEAMNREVLNELALTKAIAHPGESGRAREQVLTAFLRRLIPDDFAISTGFVIDHSGSISRQVDVVVYRRSYHPVIVIGGVNHFLAESVAAVFEVKASIRDRATLHQALENLESVKRLDRSAGGENYTLPYGNPVDPQEFQFQVFGAVVTEESMTTDSIGETIAGFISDRPRALWPNMYADVHRLTYVYRSETGGIGAVPATADALVAWEGDRTWPPLVELAFETVNLLRVTPVIDFSPVKYFGSGDAGPIVGLDISHLSRP, translated from the coding sequence ATGGAATCAGACAGCGGACGCAGTGATCGTGACCTGACGCTACTCGATGCAGCGGACTACTTTTCCGCCGAGATACGTGCACGTGTCCCGCGTTACGACGACCTGCTGCGGTCGACTTGTCAGCAGCTCCCGTCGCTCATGTCGCTCCAATACGGATTCGACGGGGGTCCTCAGGCCGTCGGGCGAATCGTCCAGCAGGCCGTAAATGATCTAGTCGACCTCTTCGTGGAGTGTCGCCAGGGCAGAGGGAGGCCGGCTCTACGTTCCACCCGTGCCTTGATCGAGCACGCCATCAATGCGCGAGAGGTGGTCTCTTCTGTCGAAAGCGCTTCGCGGTACGAACAACATCAGGCAATGACTAGCCACGCTTTGTCGCGTCTCTGCCGAGAACTCGACGCGCTACCGCCGACAACGGCTGCCATCGAGCGTGACCGTCTCGAGGAGCTGGAGCGTACCGTCGCCGCTCAGGCGGAGGACGCGCTGGCGAGGTGGGGTTCGGGCTTCCGGTCGCGTTGGGCGGGCGACAACCTACGCAACCTGGCGGCGAAGCATGGGCTGTCAGAGGAATACGAGTTCTATCGGATCGCGTCCAGCGTCATCCATGGGACAAGCGGGGGGATCATCGGCCTCGCCCGGCAGATAGAGGGTCAGAGCGTGCGCCGTACAGGACCAGCGCTGTCGTTGTGCCCATCCGCGCTGCTTTGGGGTATCGATGCCTTTCTTCAGCTGCTGGCTACGATCCGAACGCCGACTACGTTGCTCGCTACGCACGCGATCGAGGATGAGCTTCGCAGGCTCCGTGACCTTTGGCCGGAATATCGTCAGGCCGTGCTGGCGCTCGATGAGGAGGCCTGGCCGGAGGCGCCTCCGGCCCGATTGACCCTGGTCAAGCGATTGTTCGCGCAGGGGGGGTCCGATTGGTGGATACATGACCAAGTGACGTGGCGCGTTTGTAGGGCAGCACCTCCAACGTTGCCGGCGCAGATGGAAGCTTCAATCGCCAAGTTCGAGGATGCGTATCGCGGCTTGTGCGCGGAGTCGACACCTGTTGAGCCTTGGATCCTGGTTGCCATTTTCGAAGTGGGTTCCGTGCCAGAGGGGGCGGTCTGGATCGATGCTGAAGACATCCGGCCGCCTGGAGCGCTAGAGGCAACCGCCTGCCCAGCGGCTCAGCGTGGATTAGCAGCCGGGGGGCTGCGGCCCCTAACCCGTTCCTGCGCTTGCGGCGCCGACGTCGGCCGCGAGCGCTACCGTAGCTCAGGCGAGGCGCGGGTTCGCCGCGCACGACCCAAGAGCCTAGGTGGAGACAACTCGGTGCCTGGAATCGTCCCGCAGGTCGTCGAGGCGATGAACCGTGAGGTTCTGAACGAACTAGCCCTCACCAAAGCAATCGCACACCCCGGAGAAAGTGGTCGCGCGCGTGAGCAAGTCCTGACTGCGTTCCTGCGACGCCTGATCCCGGATGACTTCGCCATATCGACCGGCTTTGTGATCGATCACTCCGGGTCGATCAGTAGACAAGTGGACGTGGTCGTGTATCGACGCTCATATCACCCCGTCATAGTCATTGGCGGCGTGAACCACTTCCTCGCTGAGTCCGTAGCGGCTGTATTCGAGGTCAAGGCGAGCATCCGGGATCGCGCGACCCTGCATCAGGCCCTTGAGAACCTCGAGTCGGTCAAGAGGCTAGATCGCTCGGCAGGCGGCGAGAACTACACCCTGCCGTATGGGAACCCGGTGGACCCGCAGGAGTTCCAGTTCCAGGTCTTCGGCGCCGTAGTTACCGAAGAGTCGATGACGACCGACTCGATCGGGGAGACGATCGCCGGCTTCATCAGCGACCGACCTCGAGCCTTGTGGCCCAACATGTACGCGGATGTCCACCGGCTCACCTATGTCTACCGTTCGGAGACGGGCGGAATCGGCGCTGTGCCTGCGACGGCCGACGCCCTTGTTGCGTGGGAAGGCGACCGGACGTGGCCGCCTCTGGTTGAACTCGCCTTCGAGACCGTGAACCTTCTTCGGGTGACGCCCGTGATCGACTTCAGCCCCGTCAAGTATTTCGGCTCCGGAGACGCAGGCCCCATAGTGGGCCTTGACATCAGCCACCTGTCAAGGCCCTAG
- a CDS encoding calcium-binding protein gives MGPVLAPTRRIVALCLSVAAAAVPSRATAEPGPHATTTRASAPDPGQRAAAIGDDSFSPSISADGQLVAFASSSADLVPGDTNGGVDIFIHDRRSGLTERVSVASSGEQAVNRWGYFVQAQPSISSDGRFVAFSSQAMNLVTGGTSGESQIYVRDRLLRTTELVSQSKVGGEPDDGSHGPSISGDGRFVAFSSDATDLVDGDDEGEGDVFIRNRQTAQTSRISIDRVGRGGDNDSWAPAMSADGAAVAFTTLATNLRDTPTAKRYSEVVVVHDFLRATNSQASVDDCAAWGQGIHAGKPAVSHDGRHVSYSKNCSASDWPTNVYIYDRDTQATELVSVDADGSRPTESSLDSAVSGDGRYVAFWSSSSRMVRHDNNDLQDVFVRDRHLDTTYLASVSSTGDQARSLWGGGITGGEVAISRDGMSVAFSTWADGLTTDDFNNAFDIYVHQRFGSPCGDSPSPEGLVSRPADRLAARAGDYEADLDRANCSVVIGNGL, from the coding sequence ATGGGTCCGGTCCTAGCACCGACAAGACGCATCGTCGCTCTGTGCCTGAGCGTAGCGGCTGCCGCGGTCCCTTCTCGAGCAACGGCGGAGCCGGGGCCGCACGCGACCACCACGCGCGCGTCGGCTCCCGACCCGGGGCAGCGGGCAGCGGCCATCGGGGACGACAGCTTCTCTCCGTCCATCTCGGCCGACGGCCAGCTGGTGGCCTTCGCGTCGTCCTCGGCTGACCTGGTGCCGGGGGACACGAACGGCGGCGTGGACATCTTCATCCACGACCGCCGAAGCGGCCTGACAGAACGTGTCTCTGTTGCGTCTTCCGGGGAACAGGCCGTCAACCGGTGGGGCTACTTCGTCCAGGCCCAGCCCTCCATCTCCAGTGACGGGCGCTTCGTTGCTTTCTCGTCGCAGGCGATGAACCTGGTCACCGGAGGGACCAGCGGCGAGAGCCAGATCTACGTCCGCGACCGGCTCCTGCGGACGACCGAGCTCGTGTCGCAGTCAAAGGTGGGCGGCGAACCCGACGACGGCAGCCACGGCCCATCGATCTCAGGTGATGGGAGGTTCGTGGCGTTCTCCTCTGACGCGACCGATCTCGTCGACGGAGACGACGAAGGCGAGGGCGACGTGTTCATCCGCAACAGGCAGACGGCACAGACGAGTCGAATCTCTATAGACCGCGTGGGACGAGGCGGGGACAACGACTCGTGGGCGCCCGCGATGTCCGCGGACGGCGCGGCCGTCGCATTCACAACCCTGGCGACAAACCTCAGGGATACGCCGACCGCGAAGCGGTACTCCGAGGTCGTCGTGGTGCACGACTTCCTGCGAGCGACTAACTCGCAGGCCTCAGTGGATGATTGCGCAGCGTGGGGTCAGGGAATTCACGCGGGCAAGCCCGCTGTCTCCCATGACGGCCGGCACGTCTCATATTCGAAGAACTGCAGCGCGTCGGACTGGCCGACCAACGTCTACATCTACGACCGTGACACGCAGGCGACGGAGCTGGTGTCCGTAGATGCCGACGGGTCCAGGCCCACCGAGTCGAGCCTAGATTCTGCCGTCTCCGGGGACGGCCGTTATGTCGCTTTCTGGTCCAGCTCCTCACGAATGGTTCGGCACGACAACAACGATCTGCAGGACGTGTTCGTCCGGGACAGGCACCTGGACACCACCTACCTTGCTTCGGTCTCGTCGACTGGAGACCAGGCACGAAGCCTTTGGGGAGGGGGAATCACCGGCGGAGAGGTGGCCATCTCCAGAGACGGGATGTCGGTCGCCTTCTCCACCTGGGCGGACGGCCTCACGACCGACGACTTCAACAACGCGTTCGACATCTATGTGCACCAGCGTTTCGGGAGCCCCTGCGGCGACTCGCCGTCTCCCGAAGGTCTCGTGTCCCGACCTGCTGACAGACTCGCCGCCAGGGCCGGCGACTACGAAGCGGACCTGGACCGCGCGAACTGTTCGGTCGTCATCGGGAACGGACTGTAG
- a CDS encoding matrixin family metalloprotease, which yields MKTALLSVGLLLITATLVPHPPVSAQPATLLQQPADHSVQNLPPSRYPDPPRGPIIDIAAAPFVVTGVAGSTSSEWSGQEGKVTSVTRFVVEESIRGGISGTINIHTDQGTAPDENGEVRMTHTEHSPIFRSGQRSRLFLERIGREDFYVRGLDEGKQDDPSSVSGEGTGGSGDGVELAESYDTVSPGCPSTDYCFTGLKWQVTSLPATYYIDHGNNDGLSGDSVRSAIQAAFQTWENDPASYMDFDYRGTAAGQTSFNDGLNTVWFAASSTCGVSTNYYACAQSHGSGGHFSGFDIWINDGYSWSTTGQQGRIDLESVMLHEAGHALGLHHPPTSCSASVMTQGCLSAGQLRRSLLNGDVAGVRALYTNHSPRGSVDSMNCNTIAGWTYDPDQPIHSISVHIYVDGVGYDIGPARIARPDINDVNGPEGVPGDHGYVWQVPILWSDYRPHTVTVYAINIPDGPHPVIGSGTLGPCAKQSTNGQLLVADPAGAAFAVHGGTKNAIASPQVLDSYSSRWIDGTNTGMRWDRIKRVHNSGYDALPAGQVIHYREGSLISSPSTGKIYVVDQVGEWPTASWVRRYIPGPADYSSCGFKDAWVRSDPHIESAAYVEGLQVTAALCSSRQRPDGQLIKTSDDSMVYLISGGVARPIMSGQAYESWGFNWNNIVEVTAAELSLYPRGPGVFRAEGSLVVSGTQKYVIQQTGDTFSKRPIADECTFQAHGFDSADVLPFLAGESVNYSVGAELRSCGFPEVSTSRNSGS from the coding sequence GTGAAAACGGCGCTGCTGTCGGTCGGGCTGCTACTTATCACTGCCACGTTAGTCCCTCATCCGCCGGTCTCGGCGCAGCCAGCGACGCTGCTCCAGCAACCGGCGGATCACAGCGTCCAGAACCTTCCCCCCTCCCGCTACCCTGACCCACCGCGCGGCCCGATCATTGACATCGCTGCTGCGCCTTTCGTTGTCACCGGGGTGGCTGGCTCTACCAGTTCCGAATGGTCTGGACAGGAGGGCAAGGTCACCTCTGTCACTCGATTCGTAGTCGAGGAAAGTATTCGCGGCGGGATTTCTGGGACGATCAACATTCACACAGATCAAGGTACTGCCCCAGATGAAAATGGGGAGGTTCGGATGACTCATACGGAGCACTCACCCATTTTTAGGAGCGGCCAGCGCTCACGCCTTTTTCTCGAACGGATCGGTCGCGAAGACTTCTACGTCCGGGGACTGGATGAGGGCAAGCAGGACGACCCCTCCTCGGTCTCTGGCGAAGGCACGGGAGGATCCGGGGACGGAGTGGAGCTCGCTGAGAGCTATGACACGGTTTCGCCCGGCTGCCCCTCGACCGACTATTGCTTCACGGGGCTGAAGTGGCAGGTCACATCGCTGCCCGCTACTTACTACATCGACCACGGCAACAACGACGGGCTGTCCGGCGATTCTGTGAGGTCAGCTATCCAGGCGGCTTTCCAGACTTGGGAAAACGATCCCGCGTCATACATGGACTTCGACTACCGGGGAACGGCTGCGGGGCAAACCTCGTTCAACGACGGGCTCAACACCGTATGGTTCGCTGCCTCGTCCACGTGCGGCGTAAGTACCAATTACTACGCTTGTGCCCAGTCCCACGGTAGCGGGGGCCATTTTAGCGGGTTCGATATATGGATCAACGATGGATACTCGTGGAGCACCACCGGACAGCAGGGTAGGATTGATCTTGAATCGGTCATGCTGCATGAAGCTGGGCACGCGCTGGGGCTACACCACCCACCCACGTCGTGCAGTGCCTCAGTTATGACGCAAGGCTGCCTCTCAGCTGGGCAACTCCGGCGTTCACTATTGAATGGTGACGTCGCCGGAGTCCGTGCCTTATATACCAACCACAGCCCGCGCGGCTCTGTAGACTCAATGAATTGCAACACAATTGCGGGATGGACATACGATCCAGACCAACCGATTCACTCAATTTCCGTCCACATCTACGTGGACGGAGTTGGCTATGATATTGGTCCTGCTCGCATCGCGAGGCCCGACATTAACGACGTCAATGGACCGGAAGGCGTTCCTGGCGACCACGGGTACGTCTGGCAGGTTCCCATCTTGTGGAGCGACTACCGGCCCCACACAGTTACTGTCTATGCGATCAATATTCCTGACGGGCCGCATCCAGTCATCGGATCTGGGACCCTCGGCCCTTGCGCTAAGCAGAGTACCAATGGACAGCTTCTGGTCGCGGACCCTGCGGGTGCGGCCTTCGCGGTGCACGGCGGGACGAAGAACGCCATTGCTAGCCCGCAGGTGCTTGATTCGTACAGTTCCCGATGGATTGATGGCACCAACACCGGGATGAGATGGGATCGAATCAAGAGGGTTCACAACTCGGGCTATGATGCGCTTCCGGCGGGTCAAGTCATTCACTATCGCGAGGGCTCTTTGATCTCGAGCCCATCGACGGGCAAGATCTACGTCGTGGATCAGGTCGGAGAATGGCCGACCGCGAGCTGGGTGCGCAGGTACATTCCCGGCCCTGCAGACTATTCGAGTTGTGGCTTCAAGGATGCGTGGGTGAGGTCAGACCCGCACATAGAATCAGCAGCCTATGTTGAAGGGCTTCAGGTCACGGCCGCGCTGTGTAGTTCACGCCAGCGCCCCGACGGCCAGCTGATCAAAACCAGCGATGATTCAATGGTCTACCTCATAAGCGGCGGAGTAGCACGGCCCATTATGAGTGGGCAAGCATACGAGTCGTGGGGGTTCAACTGGAACAACATCGTCGAGGTGACTGCGGCAGAGTTGAGCCTATACCCGCGTGGCCCTGGAGTATTCCGGGCCGAGGGCAGTCTTGTCGTCAGCGGCACCCAGAAGTACGTGATTCAGCAGACCGGCGACACATTCTCCAAACGGCCGATCGCCGACGAATGTACGTTTCAGGCTCACGGGTTCGATTCGGCGGACGTCCTCCCGTTCCTGGCCGGCGAGTCTGTCAATTACTCGGTGGGGGCGGAGCTTCGATCGTGCGGATTTCCGGAGGTCAGTACTTCTCGGAACAGTGGATCCTGA
- a CDS encoding Fic family protein, whose product MWVIVLFRPEGRNHRIITGDEHVIYQMPSVRAEEQAALARINKVHRQLRSYVSQPRRWLGLVRRVLSARAIQGSNSIEGYNVSVEDAVAAIEGDQPSEAEREDWEAVLGYRRAMTYVLQMESDPHFRLTPELLRSLHYMMTEYSLPAGPGLWRNQHVWVRNSATGDVVYEAPNASQVPRLIDDLIAQLTDPTEIPAIIRGAMAHLNLVMIHPFRDGNGRMARCLQTLVLAREGLLAQEFSSIEEYLGRNTEEYYRVLGEVGQGRWNPQNDARLWIRFCLKAHFVQASSVLRRVQEWEATWRRVEDLVDSHRLPERAFVPLFDAAMGLRVRNSGYRASLKMMEGEEISNQVASNDLRAMVTSGLLERRGKKRGTYYVSGPPLVHVRNEVRAGRAGTIDTSDLFKTEAA is encoded by the coding sequence GTGTGGGTAATAGTATTATTCCGTCCAGAGGGAAGGAATCATAGAATCATAACCGGAGACGAACACGTGATCTACCAGATGCCCTCAGTGCGTGCAGAGGAGCAGGCAGCACTCGCACGGATCAATAAGGTCCACCGGCAACTTCGGTCGTATGTGTCGCAGCCGCGGCGGTGGCTAGGACTGGTCCGCCGCGTGCTGTCGGCTCGAGCCATTCAGGGGTCCAACAGCATCGAGGGGTACAACGTGTCGGTTGAGGATGCCGTGGCTGCCATCGAAGGGGATCAGCCTTCTGAGGCAGAGCGGGAGGACTGGGAGGCAGTCCTGGGTTACAGGCGCGCGATGACTTACGTGCTCCAGATGGAGTCGGACCCCCACTTCCGCCTGACGCCGGAACTGCTACGAAGCCTCCACTACATGATGACGGAGTACTCCCTCCCGGCAGGCCCCGGTCTGTGGAGGAACCAGCACGTCTGGGTGCGGAACTCAGCAACTGGAGACGTGGTGTACGAGGCCCCAAACGCCAGCCAGGTACCCCGGCTGATTGACGATCTGATCGCGCAGCTGACGGACCCTACTGAGATCCCCGCGATTATCCGGGGTGCGATGGCCCACCTGAACCTGGTGATGATTCACCCCTTCCGTGACGGCAATGGCCGCATGGCCAGGTGCCTGCAGACGCTGGTGCTCGCTCGGGAGGGTCTGCTGGCGCAGGAGTTCTCGAGCATCGAGGAGTACCTCGGAAGGAACACAGAGGAGTACTACAGGGTGCTCGGAGAGGTAGGACAGGGCCGTTGGAACCCTCAGAACGATGCTCGACTCTGGATCCGCTTCTGCCTCAAGGCTCACTTCGTCCAAGCCTCGAGCGTCCTGCGGAGAGTCCAGGAGTGGGAGGCCACGTGGCGCCGCGTCGAGGATCTGGTGGACAGTCACCGACTTCCCGAACGCGCCTTCGTGCCACTCTTCGACGCGGCCATGGGCTTGCGCGTCCGCAACTCCGGATACAGAGCCAGTCTCAAGATGATGGAAGGTGAAGAAATCTCCAATCAGGTGGCCTCCAACGACCTGAGAGCCATGGTGACTTCTGGCCTTCTTGAGCGGCGCGGAAAGAAGCGGGGCACCTATTACGTCTCTGGGCCTCCGCTCGTTCATGTCAGAAACGAGGTTCGAGCCGGTCGAGCGGGGACGATAGACACCTCCGACCTGTTCAAGACCGAGGCAGCCTAG
- a CDS encoding zinc ribbon domain-containing protein, translated as MARGDRALRRLQAKVGRAKQTYVRSGLVHCGLCGRRMGAQMNRERKLYRCRFPAEYAMKAELDHPRSVAVGESLILAELRDCDHRIAKLRSALEADADPALVAGWIAEVQGERLGAELLAQAGGHGKLSREELEQLVRSIDVRKALRTGSAAAKRDLYAELGITLTFDPKQRVATVEAAPGHASSKGWSPLQGLLERTIATLSSVQETSLPLPRTPPVDLGGFGKPPSKS; from the coding sequence ATGGCTCGAGGAGATCGAGCGCTGCGCCGGCTTCAGGCCAAAGTCGGCCGCGCGAAGCAGACATACGTCCGGAGCGGACTCGTCCACTGCGGGCTGTGCGGCCGGCGCATGGGGGCCCAGATGAACCGGGAGCGGAAGCTGTACCGGTGCCGCTTTCCGGCGGAATACGCGATGAAGGCGGAGCTGGATCACCCGCGGTCGGTTGCGGTGGGGGAGAGCCTGATCCTCGCCGAGCTGCGCGACTGCGACCACCGGATCGCAAAGCTCCGCTCTGCGCTGGAGGCCGATGCGGACCCGGCCCTTGTCGCCGGCTGGATCGCTGAGGTTCAGGGTGAGCGTTTGGGGGCTGAGCTCCTGGCCCAGGCCGGCGGCCACGGCAAGCTGTCGCGGGAGGAGCTCGAGCAGCTGGTGCGGTCGATCGACGTTCGCAAGGCCCTGCGGACCGGGTCCGCAGCCGCGAAAAGGGACCTGTACGCGGAACTCGGGATCACCCTGACCTTCGACCCGAAGCAGCGTGTGGCCACCGTCGAGGCCGCGCCGGGCCACGCCTCATCCAAGGGGTGGTCGCCCTTGCAGGGACTCCTTGAGCGAACCATCGCAACACTCTCGAGTGTCCAAGAGACGAGCCTGCCATTGCCGAGAACTCCTCCGGTAGATCTAGGAGGATTTGGGAAACCACCGTCGAAGTCCTAG